A genomic region of Noviherbaspirillum sp. L7-7A contains the following coding sequences:
- the era gene encoding GTPase Era, with amino-acid sequence MTEPVATPAFRCGYIAIVGRPNVGKSTLMNALIGAKVSITSRKAQTTRHRITGIQTSERAQFIYVDTPGFQTRHANALNKKLNRTVSDTLTASDVILFVVEAGTWGQPDQQVLDLIPADVPCILVINKSDYVKDKKALMPFAQKVAGLHAFAAVVPVSAKQRFQLQYLQDEIEQRLPENEPIFDADDITDRSEKFLAAEIVREKVFRFVGEELPYTSTVLIEKFEQEGNLRRVFAAILVERDSHKAMLIGQKGARLKEISTQSRLDMEKLFGGPVYLEIWVKVKSGWADNEAGLRAYGYE; translated from the coding sequence ATGACAGAACCTGTTGCAACACCCGCGTTTCGCTGCGGTTACATCGCCATCGTGGGCCGACCGAACGTCGGCAAGTCCACCCTGATGAATGCGCTGATCGGCGCCAAGGTCAGCATCACCTCGCGCAAGGCGCAAACCACGCGGCACCGCATTACGGGTATCCAGACGTCCGAGCGGGCCCAGTTCATCTACGTCGACACACCCGGTTTCCAGACCCGCCATGCCAACGCGCTGAACAAGAAGCTCAATCGCACCGTCAGCGATACGCTGACCGCGTCCGATGTGATCCTGTTCGTTGTCGAGGCCGGCACCTGGGGCCAGCCTGACCAGCAGGTGCTGGACCTGATCCCGGCCGACGTGCCCTGCATCCTGGTGATCAACAAGTCCGATTATGTGAAGGACAAGAAGGCGCTGATGCCATTTGCCCAGAAAGTGGCCGGCCTGCACGCCTTCGCTGCCGTGGTGCCTGTATCGGCCAAACAGCGTTTCCAGTTGCAGTACCTGCAGGATGAAATCGAGCAGCGCCTGCCCGAGAATGAACCGATTTTCGATGCCGATGACATTACCGATCGCAGCGAGAAATTCCTGGCAGCCGAAATCGTGCGGGAAAAGGTGTTTCGCTTCGTCGGTGAGGAATTGCCTTATACCAGCACGGTGCTGATCGAGAAGTTCGAGCAGGAAGGCAATCTGCGCAGGGTATTTGCCGCCATCCTGGTCGAGCGCGACAGCCACAAGGCCATGCTCATCGGCCAGAAGGGCGCACGGCTGAAGGAAATCTCCACCCAGTCGCGTCTCGACATGGAGAAACTCTTCGGCGGCCCGGTGTACCTGGAAATCTGGGTCAAGGTCAAATCGGGCTGGGCTGACAATGAAGCCGGCTTGCGGGCCTATGGCTATGAATAG
- the rnc gene encoding ribonuclease III, with translation MDLTLLQNRLGHTFKDAALLQQALTHRSHSSLHNERLEFLGDSILNCVVASLLFERYTKIDEGDLSRLRANLVKQQSLYEIAQKLELSHFLRLGEGELKSGGFRRPSILADTLEALFGAVFLDAGFEAARKVIRTLYISILDTVDPKTLGKDAKTLLQEFLQGKKIALPQYNVVATHGAAHNQEFEIECLVPKLDIQVFGTGGSRRAGEQAAAKLALEAVQKALTKSPAGTRKSRPRASQLKLAGIATVQAELPIDDAVPGKAAPSPSDASQKKTAQPAGETAPSQPLAPTHTKTA, from the coding sequence ATGGATTTGACATTACTGCAGAACAGGCTGGGCCACACGTTCAAGGATGCCGCGCTTTTGCAGCAGGCACTGACGCATCGCAGCCATAGCAGTCTGCATAATGAGCGGCTTGAGTTTCTTGGTGATTCGATACTGAACTGCGTAGTTGCCTCGCTGCTTTTCGAACGCTATACGAAAATCGATGAAGGCGACCTTTCCCGGTTGCGCGCCAATCTCGTCAAGCAGCAATCCCTGTATGAAATCGCGCAAAAACTGGAATTGTCCCACTTTCTGCGCTTGGGTGAAGGGGAGCTGAAATCCGGCGGCTTCCGGCGACCGTCCATTCTGGCTGACACGCTGGAAGCCTTGTTCGGCGCGGTGTTTCTCGACGCTGGTTTCGAGGCAGCGCGCAAGGTGATACGCACGCTCTACATCTCGATCCTGGACACTGTCGACCCCAAGACCCTGGGCAAGGATGCGAAAACCCTGTTGCAGGAGTTCCTGCAGGGCAAAAAAATCGCACTGCCGCAGTACAACGTCGTGGCGACGCACGGTGCCGCGCACAACCAGGAGTTCGAGATTGAATGCCTGGTGCCCAAGCTGGACATTCAGGTATTCGGCACTGGCGGCAGCCGGCGCGCCGGAGAGCAGGCGGCAGCAAAGCTGGCGCTTGAAGCAGTGCAGAAGGCATTGACGAAATCTCCCGCAGGCACCCGCAAGAGCCGGCCGCGGGCTTCCCAACTGAAGCTGGCCGGCATTGCCACCGTACAGGCCGAGTTGCCCATCGACGATGCCGTGCCGGGAAAAGCGGCGCCGTCTCCGTCTGACGCCAGCCAGAAAAAAACCGCACAGCCGGCTGGTGAAACCGCACCCAGCCAGCCGCTGGCCCCTACCCATACCAAGACCGCATGA
- a CDS encoding DUF4845 domain-containing protein: MKVWSKKNQSGISLTGLIFLLAVLGFIGVLALRIVPSVTEYMAVKKAIAAARVAGTTPQEIRSAFDRHAEIAYIRSISGKDLDISKENDVSFSYQKVIHLAGPASLVLDYEGSTSSNPASRKAE, from the coding sequence ATGAAAGTGTGGTCAAAGAAAAACCAGTCGGGCATCTCGTTGACCGGGCTGATCTTCTTGCTCGCAGTGCTCGGGTTTATCGGTGTTCTGGCTCTGCGGATCGTGCCATCGGTGACGGAATACATGGCGGTCAAGAAGGCGATTGCGGCAGCCAGGGTCGCTGGAACGACGCCTCAGGAAATACGGTCGGCATTCGATCGTCATGCCGAGATCGCTTATATCCGTTCCATCAGCGGCAAGGACCTGGACATCAGCAAGGAAAACGACGTCAGTTTCTCTTATCAGAAAGTGATACATCTGGCCGGTCCGGCGAGCCTGGTGCTGGACTATGAAGGAAGCACTTCATCAAATCCAGCGTCCAGGAAGGCCGAGTAG